The following is a genomic window from Mus pahari chromosome 1, PAHARI_EIJ_v1.1, whole genome shotgun sequence.
gatggcagTTTTTACTATGTtgttaatcctgccgatccatgagcatcaactggcagtcagcacgaatatgaatgcaaatagatctattcTTGTCTcattgtacaaaactcaagtccaagtggatcgaggacctccacataaagccagatatgctcaatctaatagaagaaaaagtgggaaagagcctcaagcACGTCAAAACAGGgtaaattttcctgaacagaacattaatggctcaggctctaagatcaataattgacaaatgggaccttataaaattgaaaagcttctgtaaggcaaaggacactgaaaATAGGACTAAatacaacctacagattggggaaagatctttactaacccaaCATTTGaaagagggctaacatccaatacatacaaatacctcaagaaattagactccagagaaccaaataaacctacaAAAAAACGGGGTATGGAGAATTTTCAACTAAACAGCTTAGCAAAAAAATTTTAACTGAGGAATGtcaaatggtcaagaagcacctaaagaaatgttcaacatcgttagtcatcagggaaatgcaaatcaaaatgaccatgagaATCCACCTCatcccaatcagaatggctaaaatcaaaaactcaggtgacagcacatgctggcaaggatatggagaaagaggaacactcctccatcactAGTGGGATACCAAGCTGGTAAAACctactttggaaaacaatctggcagttccccagaaaattggaaatagttctacctgaagattcagctatacaactactgggcatataaccaaaagatgctccaacatataacaaggatacatgctccactatgtttttatcagcctcatttataatagccagaagctagaaacaacccagatgcccctcaatagaagaatggatacaaaaaatatgatacatttacacatactaatcagttattaaaaacaataacttcatgaaattcacaggcaaatgaatggaactagaagatatcatcctgagtgaggtaatccagacacaatagaacacacatggtatgtactcactaataagtggatattagcacaaaagctCAGAAAATCCATAAAACcaaccatatggagcttaagaagatggaagaccaaagtgtggatgcttcaatcttacatagaagggggaacaaaataatcacaggaggaaatgtgggtaaaaaaaatggagcatagattgaaggaaaggccatccagagatggcaccacctaaggatccatcccatctgcagacaccaagcccctcaacacacacacacacacacacacacacacacacacacacacacactattgcttatgtcaagaagtacttgctgacaagagcctgatattgctcttccctgagaggctctgccagcacctgactaatacagatgcagatacccacagcctaccattggactgaacctggggaccccaatggaagagctaggggaaggactgaaggaacttgAGAGGATtcaaaccccataggaagaacaatatcaattaaccagacaacccagagcttccagggactaaaccaccaaccaaagagcatatacatggagggatccatgcctccagctacatgtgtagcagaggatggcattatctagcatcaatggaaggggaggtccttggtcccatAGAGCCTTGAAGATACAGAATAGGGGGATAATAGAATGGTAAGACTGAAGTGGATGTGtaagtggaggagcaccctcatagagtcaaaggggaaggggaatgggatgaagggtttgtggaggggaagtcaggaaaaggacaacatttgaaatgtaaataaatgaaataaccaataaaagttgattaatactcaaaaaaaaaaaaaaagaaaatagaaaaaggaaagagaaatgcaggggcaaagatGGAGCAGCTTGAGACCCAAAAGAGCAAGCACtaataatgatattctgttatgcttgcagacaggagcctagcataactattctctgaaaggctccacatagcagctgactgaaacacatACAGAGGCCCACAGCAAAACATTGGTCAGATCTTAGGgagtcttatagaagagttggaggaaggatcaAGGGTcctggagataggaactccacaggaaaaccaatagAATTAatcaacctggacccttgggggctcttggagactgaacctccaaccaaagaggacTGGACCTAGGGCCCCCACACATATGAAGGAGGTATACAGCtcagtctttatgtgggtcctccaacaactaTAGTGGGGGCCGTCCCAAAAGCAGTTGCTTGTCTGTaaatcctgttcccctaactgggctgccttgtctggtcttagtggaagaggatgcaccaATCACTGCAATGGCATGATAAGCCagggtgggggagaaggaaaCGGAGGAATGGAAAGGAACTGTGTGAGGGAGAATTGGGGACAGCGATTGGGATACAAAGTaaattaatttggaaaaaaaaaaatcaccaaacatATGAACATTAGGAACTAGATGTTTATTGGAACATTTGTCTTAATGGCAATGCTATAGCAATTATCAGTACATCAATAATAGAAAGTAGATCAATAAACTGTGAGATGTGTTTCAGAAGCATATACCTCTTAAAAAAATTGTCTaaagtattaataaaatgtatgtaaTATGTTTTCAAACATGGAGATATCAACATAGAAAACATACTCTAACCAAGAAATGTACTTACTCTGTTTTCACAGTCTCCAAAATTCATAAAGTTCACAATCATGATAGAAAAACATCAAGTTCCTCAATAAATCAACCTGTGTgtaaagtcacttttctttgccATAATTTTACCACAGCCCTTTTCATCTCCTTGTTTCTCAGACTGTAGATAAGTGGATTCAGCAGAGGGGTGAGAAGTGTGTACGCCAGTGACATCAGTTTCTTGGTGTCTGGTGAGTACCTGGATTTGGGCTGTAGGTAAGTTATACTGGCTGTGCCAtagaagagggtgacagaggtGAGATGAGAGGCACATGTAGAAAAGGCCTTCTGCCTTCCTGTAGTGGATGGCATCTTCAGGATGGAGAAGAGGATTCGAGTATAAGACAAGAGTATCAACAAGAAGGGGACCATGACCATCAAAATGGTGCTTGTAAAGGCATAGACTTCAAACAGGAACGTGTCTGCACAGGCAAGCTCCAGCACAGGAGGGATCTCACAGAAGAGATGGTTAATTTCCTTGTGGTCACAGTAGGGGAAGCTAAACACCCATGTGACCGACAAAGCAGCTGTCATGATAGCCAAGATCCATGAGCACACCACCAATTTCACAAAGACCTTTTTGCTCATAATCACTGGGTAGGTCAGAGGGTGGCAGATTGCAGCAAATCGATCATAAGCCATTACCCCCAGGAGAAAACACTCAGTTGCACCAAAGACAAGAATGAAGTACATCTGCACCAAACAGCCCCCAAAGGAAATGGTCGCTTTCTCATTAGTCAGGACCACCAGTATTTCAGGTGTGATGACTGTGCTGAAACAGAGGTCTACTAAAGATAAATTCTGCAGAAACAGGTACATGGGGATGTGCAAACTCTGGTCCAGgaagatgatggtgataatgatggcaTTTCCCAACACAGTCACCAGATAAATAACTAGGAAAGCACCAAACATCTGACCTTGAAGTTCAGAATAGTTAGAAAATCCCAAGAGGATGAATTCAACTATAGAGCTGTGATTTTGCCTCCTCATCACAATAGCAGAGCTCTATGTTGGTCTTAGGGACACAGTACATATGAGATGAAGTCACAGAGCAGGAGCTGAGTTCAacttcagagttcttggcagAAATCGTAAAGGCATGCTCATTTTGACAGAGATTCAGACTAGCAGTTTTGAAGAATGGCCAATAAATTGTAACaatgaatctttaaaacacaaatgaacaagTTACAATGTTGGCTCAAAAATCCTTTAACTATTATAAACTATGGCTGGTAAAATGATTCAGCtagtaaaagcacttgcctcaCAGCCTGAACTCAATTCCATTTCTTGAACCCACGATGTAAAAAAGAGTTTGCTATAAATAATAtagtacatctgtaatcccagtgctcctatGACAAGATGAGAGTAAGAGGAAAAGCCAAGGTTAACCCATAAGCTCATGGTTAGTCTGGAGAGTATGGTGCAACAGAATCAAAGTAGATCATCCTTAATACAGTGGACAGAGGAAAGCATTCCTAAAAGTCACCTGACCTCCACAAGCTCTCCAtggcaaatgtatacacacacacacacacacacacacacacacacgcactcacatacacacacactatataataataataataataataataataataataataataataataatttcaaagcTAAAACATTGACTACTAGAATAATAatctttggaaatattttctatgtagcaaaaaaacaaccaaacccattcttttattttttattagatattttctttatttacatttcaaatgctatcccaaaagttccctataccctccccccaccctgctcccctacccactcactcccacttcttggccctgacattcccctgtactggggcatataaagttagaATATATATAAGTATTGTGTGATTTAGAATCCACCTTCCATTACTCTGATCATGCAActctgtgttatttttaaatgtatacttgTAAAGACTTTTAAATAAAGACTTTCAAGTTAGGCaaatagtaaaattataaacCAATCAAAACTATGAtagttttacattaaaatatcttgataaatatttttataaatagcaaAGTACAAAAATAAACCATATACACCTGAATAAATATACAATATCCCAAAAAATTTGATTTGTAGATAAAGTGACCCCAAAGGAACATAAATCAAATGGCTTCCAGGatatttctttggtttctggTCCAGGTGAACCAAATTTCCTGAAATTTGCCCCACTGAGAAATTTAAGAAACCAATTTTCTATCATTGATTCTTGAGATCAGAAATTGACTTTGGAAAATACTGTGTAGGAGCATTCTGAATCTATGACTCACTTGctccctttaaaagaaaatacagctaTACCTGGAAATATAGCTATACTTGGAGTTTGTGTCACACACTCACTGGTTGAGCACCCATCAGAATGTCTGCACCCTTTCAGATAAACCTGAGCTATCCACTCCACAGAAGACACCCGAGCCACTTTGTGCATCTCTGCTGCCCAGAGCTCTAACTCCTATCACCTGGTTGCCATTTGCCAGAGCACTcactacaaataaaaataatccaatCTTTATATGCTTTATgcctaaaataatataaactagaATATAAACTGCAGGATGACAAGAATTTTGTTCTAGACTTTGTGTTGTTCCCAGAATTGAAAACAGGTAGCcacataaataatagataaaagtGATAAATTGAAACTTAATAAATCCATAGaggaataattatttaaattaagaaagCCTGGACTCTACCCTCAGCTGACTACTGTGTCTAAGGGGAAATAATCAACAACGGGAGAACTAAGAAGATCCACATTCACTCTCTGACTGTTCTAGAAGCTTGAGGATGCTGTGGGGCATGAGCAACACTGGTTTAAGAATTGGTATGGACTGAGCCACAACAGCCCAGCTTGAGCCTGTGCTCCTCCCTCTATGTGGAACCCTACCTGTATGGTCAGGAATTACCCCAGACAGCCCTTCTGGCTTTGAGCTGGGCATCTTATTCATCAGTAGAAAACTGCAGTAAAAAGAGGGCTAGGCTGAGGAAGGTGGAACAAGAGTCAGGCAGTAAACAAGCATGGAATTCCTGATTCTCTACCCTCTTCCAATCTTACATACAGCTAACTGTTTTCCTCCTGTCCAGCTACCCTTCAGAGCCCCCTTCTGTACAAAGCTCCCCACTCTCCCTTCACTTGACTCCCCACTACCTAATTCCCCCTCCACTCTAACTCTCCTTGTCTCCAGATTTCTCCCCACTGTCAGTACTCACACATCCTTAGAGCCAAAAACCCATAAACATTGTCAGATCCTGGCCACCACTCAAGTTCCTTCTTATCAGCATAGGGAACCCTGATGACTTCCCATGATTCACACCTCTTCTTCCCATCTGTCTCCTGCAACTCCATCAAAACAATCCCAAAACCTTCAGGCCTCCCTAACTCACAGAATAAAATGCTCATTTCTCTGCCAGGCATGTAAGGAAACCAGTGGGAGAGACAGTTTTAGAAGCATAAGTGAGGGGAAGGTGCTCTAGTGACACCTGAGTACTAGAACAGAGGATGCCAGTCTTTACATAAAGCTTTAGAGAGAAACAACAGAATTATAGTATGGAACATGACACAGGAAAGCCAGAGGACAGAATTGTATAACAATCTGAAGACACATGATACCTTGAGTTCAGATTATTAGGACATAACAGAGAGTAAAGTTGATTTACTAAGTATGACTCTGGTgatatcctaaaagcaaatacctaggactagggagatggctcagtgggtaacttGCTCGGTGTTCATGTTCaagtttgaggacctgagtttggagccCCAGAAACCACTTGAAATAGCTGGGTCTACATAGTGATATGcatctgttatcccagcaccGGGGCagagtggagacagacagattccAGGATTCACTGCTCAGTTAGCAGAGCTGAAATGACAAGCTCAAGTTCCATGAGACTCTGTCATAGAAAATAAGGTAGATATCTGGACATgatgctgcatgcctttaatcccagcactcgggaagcagagacaggcgagTTCTAGGTcaatcaaggctacacagtgtgatcctgtctcaaagaacaaaaagaaaaaggcagagaactATAGAAGAAGCCGCCCAGTGTTGGCCTCTGAACTCTATATGTACAggccaacacacatacacacacacacacacacaccccaataccAAATGTCTAAGCTAACTACAATATGTTATTGATGTCAAAAGTTtcatgaaataagtaaaataatctctgaaggaaaaataaaatctaactcaaaaacaaaattttaatgtaCAAAGAAAGTTATAAGATAATACAGAGAGGATCTTATTTAAGTAAACGAACAAGTAGGCTGATAAAATCTACTAAATAAATCTAAGTCATATTTTTGTGAATGTTTTATAAGAACTAGAGCaagccagtggtggcacatgggtttaatcctagcacttgggaggcagaggcaggtgaatttctaagttcgaggtcatcctagtctacagagtgagtaaataaataataaataaataaagaggccTGAGTGgtccttctcttcctttattaTGGAGTGCCTGGTGCTAAGTTGGATAACttacatctcaaaaataaataaataaataaatagatagatagatagatagatagataaataaataaataaatggacctGACCggcctttctcttcctttattagatagataggtagatagataactGGACCTGACCAgtccttctcttcctttattgTGCAGTACCTGGTGCTAACTTGGATAACTTACCAGCATGGCTCACTGGCTTTAGTATTAATTTTCCTTATTATATTGACCAAGTAG
Proteins encoded in this region:
- the LOC110335822 gene encoding olfactory receptor 10A3-like — protein: MRRQNHSSIVEFILLGFSNYSELQGQMFGAFLVIYLVTVLGNAIIITIIFLDQSLHIPMYLFLQNLSLVDLCFSTVITPEILVVLTNEKATISFGGCLVQMYFILVFGATECFLLGVMAYDRFAAICHPLTYPVIMSKKVFVKLVVCSWILAIMTAALSVTWVFSFPYCDHKEINHLFCEIPPVLELACADTFLFEVYAFTSTILMVMVPFLLILLSYTRILFSILKMPSTTGRQKAFSTCASHLTSVTLFYGTASITYLQPKSRYSPDTKKLMSLAYTLLTPLLNPLIYSLRNKEMKRAVVKLWQRKVTLHTG